One window from the genome of Hydra vulgaris chromosome 02, alternate assembly HydraT2T_AEP encodes:
- the LOC136076899 gene encoding uncharacterized protein LOC136076899 translates to MALFNSDFEINSDLECLFDVVEGGFLNNDINLITDIDSIVSDIDIYRDNVEQHACIQCPKVYKTIRGFKRHIASKHILESFEIDSSKMYNTENSSNTLSPLKLKSIVEECASLLQMDMCLPFDIRKQFSCEKFSYSLDDAENLWQKLKPIIEQFKGNSDLFYQDYYGLLSENLLASHFSDLALSNTLLTEMSSLILNNLSDIKPNTIESVNTTQEITDIERKSLQYLIGYIFQRVYTKFKSSKNVCKYSQQCVSILLRCRVMEDDTQTLVNIRDRGGLWKVNNIIQDLFLTCENIFRKKTTQVFLKLDPEVLIESMSTSYIVLSLYKQVCNDPESTEVSKNLLEHLITLFVRVRSFSYAKDIIEKHKMRKKTCKTRSLRCEIKKASEGN, encoded by the coding sequence atggcatTATTTAACAGCGATTTCGAGATAAATAGTGATTTGGAATGTTTGTTTGACGTGGTTGAAGGAGGATTTTTGAACAATGACATTAACTTAATTACAGATATAGATTCTATTGTTTCTGATATTGATATTTATAGAGATAATGTCGAACAGCATGCATGCATTCAGTGTCCCAAAGTTTACAAGACAATTAGAGGTTTTAAGAGACACATTGCATCGAAGCATATTTTAGAGAGTTTTGAAATAGATTCTTCCAAAATGTATAATACGGAGAACTCGTCTAATACATTGTCACCACTAAAGCTGAAAAGCATAGTTGAAGAATGTGCAAGTTTATTGCAAATGGACATGTGTCTGCCATTTGATATAAGAAAACAGTTCTCATGCGAGAAATTTAGTTATTCATTAGATGATGCTGAAAATCTTTGGCAAAAGTTAAAACCAATAATAGAACAATTTAAAGGCAATAGTGATTTATTTTATCAAGATTATTATGGATTGTTGAGCGAAAATCTACTAGCTTCACACTTCAGCGATCTAGCTTTGAGTAATACACTACTCACTGAAATGTCTTCTCTTATATTAAACAATCTTTCTGATATAAAACCAAATACTATTGAATCTGTAAATACAACTCAGGAAATAACTGATATAGAGAGAAAGAGTTTACAATATCTTATTGGATATATTTTTCAGAGAGtgtatactaaatttaaaagtagtaaaaatgTATGTAAGTATAGCCAACAGTGTGTTTCAATTTTACTGCGCTGTAGGGTTATGGAAGATGATACTCAGACACTTGTAAATATTAGAGATAGAGGGGGTTTGTGGaaagtaaacaatataattcAAGATCTTTTTCTGACATGTGAGAatatttttcgtaaaaaaacaacacaagtttttttaaaactagatCCTGAAGTTCTAATCGAGTCCATGTCTACAAGTTATATTGTTTTATCCCTTTATAAACAAGTTTGCAATGATCCAGAATCAACTGAAGTTAGTAAGAATTTGCTAGAGCACTTAATTACATTATTTGTAAGAGTTCGTTCATTTTCTTATGCCAAagatattattgaaaaacataagATGAGAAAGAAAACCTGTAAAACTCGTTCATTGCGATGCGAAATAAAGAAAGCAAGTGAAGGAAATTGA
- the LOC136076025 gene encoding uncharacterized protein LOC136076025, whose product MYDIHNNCGEYVYLGLDKQLIKLLESANKVTCCLKLQFSIDGLPLFKSSAKQFWPILCSVNYDGTTYKPFVVSLFCGNSKPITVEVFLSDKDHGFVAAGSFFTIAVNAFICDAPARAFVKGITSHNGYYGCKRCIQVGKYVQRRVTFPEFNAEKRTDTSFINRQQKQHHQKNIISSLLELNIGA is encoded by the coding sequence ATGTATGATATCCACAACAATTGCGGTGAATATGTTTATTTAGGACTtgataaacaattaataaaattattggaaAGTGCAAATAAAGTAACTTGTTGTTTGAAACTTCAGTTTAGCATTGATGGATTGCCACTATTTAAAAGTTCTGCAAAGCAATTTTGGCCAATACTTTGTTCAGTAAATTATGATGGAACTACCTATAAACCTTTTGTAGTTAGCTTGTTTTGTGGAAATAGTAAACCAATTACAGTGGaagtttttttatctgataaGGATCATGGATTTGTAGCAGCAGGTTCCTTTTTTACCATAGCTGTGAATGCTTTTATATGCGATGCACCTGCTCGGGCATTTGTTAAAGGTATAACAAGCCACAATGGCTATTATGGATGCAAAAGGTGTATTCAAGTTGGAAAATATGTTCAAAGAAGAGTTACATTTCCAGAATTTAATGCAGAAAAGCGAACAGATACCTCATTTATTAATCGGCAACAAAAACAGCATCATCAAAAGAATATTATATCATCACTTCTGGAGCTTAATATTGGAGCTTAA